DNA sequence from the Deinococcus roseus genome:
AGCAGTCTCGTTGGCATCTGCAGGACGGAACACCAGCACGTTGGGGGTGGCACGCAAAGCGGCCAGTTGCTCGATGGGCTGGTGGGTGGGGCCGTCTTCACCCAGGCCGATGGAGTCGTGGGTCAGCACGAAGATGCTGCCAATGCCCATCAGGGCGGCCAGACGCAGACCGGGCTTCAGGTAGTCGCTGAAGATCAGGAAGGTGCCGCCGTAAGCGCGCAGGCCGTACAGGGTGATCCCGTTCAGGGCAGCAGACATGCCGTGCTCGCGCACCCCGAAGTGGATGTTGCGGCCAGCGTAGTCGCCTTTCTTGATCCAGTTCACACCTTTCAGTTCGGTGTTGTTGGAGGGGGCCAGGTCAGCACTTCCACCGATCAGACCGGGGAACACTTTGGCAATGGCATTCAGGGCCTGACCGCTTGCAGCACGGGTGGCCACGGGCTTGTCAAAGGTGGGCAGCAGTTCTTCGATGTTGTCGGGCAGTTTGCCTTCCAGAATGAGTTTCAGCTCTGCAGCTTCCTGGGGGTACTGTTCACTGTAACGGGCGAACAGGTCGTTCCAGTCGGACTCCAGTTTTGCTCCAGCTTCAGTGGCGTCCATGTGGGTTTTGACTTCTTCGGGAACGTAGAAGGCTTCTTCAAATTCCCAGCCCAGGTTGGCTTTGGTCAGTTTGATTTCGTCGGCACCGAGGGGGGAACCGTGGGCATCGTGGCTGTCTGCCTTGTTGGGGCTGCCGTATCCAATCACCGTTCGCACAGCAATGATGGAGGGCTTGTCCGTGACGGCCTGGGCAGCTTTGATGGCTTCTGCAATGGCAGCGGTGTCGTTGCCGTCTGCGACTTTCTGCACGTGCCAGCCGTAAGCCTCGAAACGTTTTACACTGTCATCGGTGAAGGCAATGTCGGTGTGACCCTCAATGGAGATGCCGTTGTCGTCGTACAGGTAGATCATCTTGCCCAGACCCAGGTTGCCCGCAAGGCCAGCCGCTTCGTGGGAGATGCCTTCCATCAGGTCACCGTCGGAGACGATGCCGTAGGTGTAGTTGCTGAACAGCTCGAAACCGGGCTTGTTGTACACGGCAGCCAGGTGTGCCTCTGCCAGCGCAAAGCCCACGCCGGTGGCGAAACCCTGTCCCAGAGGACCGGTGGACATTTCCACGCCTGCGGTGTAGCCATACTCGGGGTGACCGGGGGTTTTGCTGTGCAGCTGGCGAAAATTTTTGATGTCGTCTAAAGACAGGTCATATCCGGTGAGGTTCAGCAGGCTGTAAATCAGCATGCTGGCGTGGCCTGCACTGAGGATGAAACGGTCGCGGCCCAGCCACTTGGGGTTTTTGGGGTTGTGGCGCAGGAACTGGGTCCACAGGGTGTAGGCCATGGGGGCCATGCCCATGGGGGCACCGGGGTGGCCGGAGTTGGCTTTCTGTACAGCGTCCATCGCCAGGGTGCGGATGGTGTTGATCGATAAAGTTTCGAGGCTCATGGTTTCCATTCTATAGGCAACAGCAGCCAAATTGTGTCATTACCACACAAACAACCCGGTCCAAATTCGGGAAATTGCGTAGACAATACACAAAAAACCCTTTTCACTTTGGTGTCATCTGCACACTAAGGGGTTCAAACAGTGCCAGAAACAGGAGTGAGCGCTCACATTCTGAAATGGGTTTTCAAGGTGTTTTCTGGAGCGGATTGGCCTCGTGACATCAACCTCGTGACTTCAAGAAGAGAGGAGGATTTCTCCTCCCCTTCAGCGGGCGTTGCCTTCGCCCTGGGCAATTTCAAACAGAAACCAGATGCGCCTCTCGGTCAGGTCCAGCAACTCCTGAAGGATGTTCCCAGTGGGAGAATCCCGGTTCTCATCGCACACGTCAATGGCCTTGCGTTTGGCACGGGCCATCTGCTGGTTGTCTGCCAGCAAACGACGGATCATTTCTGGCGGAGAGACAAAATCATCGTTGTCATCCTCAAGGGTCTGCAAAGCTGCAATGTGAGAAATGGACCTCAGGGTGGTCCCACCAATTTTGCGGATGCGCTCTGCCAGGATGTCTACAGAATCCAGAATCTGCTCGGCCTGCTCATCAAAGAGCAAATGGTAATCCCGGAAGTGGGACCCGCTGAGGTGCCAGTGAAAATTCTTGGTCTTGATGTACAGGGCCAGGGCATCGGCAATCAGGGGATTGACCGCCTCGGTGACGGCCTGCACCTCTTCGGGCTTCAGGTCGGTGGGGGTGGAGAGGGCTTCGGGGGCAGGATAAGATTTGAATTTTCTGGCTGGCATGGTGTTCTCCTCTGGAAGTCATGCTATGCAGGATTGGGGGATGAATCTGTAGCAAAATGCACCTGTGTGGGGCCTGCGGCTCCCGGCAAAAAATGCCCCGGTTATGCTTGACGAATAATGCATACTGGTATACAATGTAATCATCAGTCGCCGTTAAAGGCGAATTTTTTGTTTTGGTCCTGCAGAGGGTGCAGGACTTTTTTGATTTTTGATTTGAGGGGCAAAAACCGTATGCTCAGGTCATGCAACGCTTGCATCGCCAGCAGATTGACCTTGAAGAAGCCATTCACCTTTTGAAAGACACCCTGCCCCTTCCGGGCACCGAAATCCTTCCGCTCACACAGGCTGCAGGGCGTGTGCTCAGCCATGCTCTGGCTGCAACAGTGGACCACCCGAGTGTGGATGACAGTGCCATGGACGGCATTGCCTGCAGGTTGCAGGACAGCCAGAACACCCCCGTCATCCTCAAACTGGTTGGAGAATCCAGGGCTGGAGAGGGTTTTTCTGGGATTGTGAGTCCAGGAGAGTGTGTGCGGATTTACACAGGCGCTCCGGTTCCAGAAGGCGCAGATGCCATTTGCAAGGTGGAAGACCTGCAGATTGAGGGGGATCAGGTGACTTTGCTGCATCCGGCCCGCAGCCAGGACATCCGGCACCGGGGGTCTGATTTTCAGACTGGGCAACTGGGGCTGCAAAAAGGAGATGTGCTCTCTGCGGCCAGACTCGCACTGGCCGCCAGCATGGGGCACCGTGAGGTGCAGGTTTACAGAAAACTCCGGGTGGGCATCCTCTCCACGGGGGATGAGGTCATCGAGGTGGGTGAGCCTTTAAGCCCTGGTCAGGTGTACGACTCCAACAAGTACGGCCTTTATGCGCAGTTGCTGGAACTGGGTCTGGAGCCTGTCTTGCTGCCCCATGCCACCGACCACATCGAGAAGGTCAAAGAGAACCTCAAAAATGCTGATCTGGATGTGCTCCTGACTTCAGGCGGGGTCAGCATGGGCAATTACGACATCGTGCGCGACCTGCTGTTTTCTGAAGGAGAAGTCAAGTTCTGGAAGGTGAACCTGCGCCCCGGTGGCCCTGCACTCTGTGGCCTCTGGCAGAGCCTTCCCGTGCTGGGTTTGCCTGGCAATCCAGTGTCTGCCCTGGTGGTCTTTGAGGTGCTGTTCAAGCCAGCGGTTTTTGCTTTGCTGGAACGCACAGATCCTCCACACCGCAGAGTCAAAGCCAGGGCAGGCAAAGCATTCAAAGCCGTTCCCAGAAAGACTGCTTACTGGCGGGCCCGCCTGTCTTTTGAAGGAGCGGAACTGGTGGTGCAGGACCTCAATGCCCCCCTCTCCAACATGCTGAGGGGACTGGCCTGGGCCAACGCCCTGGTGGTGGTTCAGCCTGGAGCAGGGATTGAAGCTGGGGATCTTGCAGAGGTGATCTGGCTCTAATTCATCCCTCATCTCGCGTTTTTTTCACCAGGGAACGGAATTCGGGCAGTGCTCCTGAGTAACCGGACAGGATGCTGAGGGGCACCCCTCCACCCGGATGCACCGTGCCTCCCACCTGACGCAGGTTTTTGATACCCTCGATGGTCCAGCCGTACCTGAGGGCCCCTTTCAGACCGTGGGGAGCACGGCCATACAATGCCCCCGAGTAAGCGGTTCTGGCGTAATCCTGGGGGGCCATGACGTTGTACTCCCGGATGCTGAGGGGATACCGCTGTTGCAGGATTTTCAGGATCTGCTCTGCGTAGGCTTCCTTGTTGGGGGTTTCCAGGGGTGGGCTGTTCACCATGATGAAGGCCTTTTTGCCGTCTGTGTGCACGTAAATGGTGGGGTCTCTGGGAAGCCGTTCGGCTTCAATGTCTGCCCATTCCTGGCGGTAGTTCTGGGGAAAGAGGATCTGGTGTCCCAGCCCTCTGTCTTCAAAAAGGTGGGCCTGCAGGGTGAAACCGCTGATGGTGAGTTCTTCCTGCGGAATGTCTTTGCCCAGGCTTTTCAGGGTGAAATTGCGGTCCATGCTGCTGACCACCCAGTCGGGCTGAAAATCCCCTTTGTCGGTCTGCACCCGGGTGATGCGGCTCCCCGTGGTTTCCAGACCCAGCACTTTTGTACCGTACACGAACTCCACGCCACGCTGCTTCAGGGTTTTCTCAAGGCTCTGGGCCACAGCTGCAAATCCGCCCTGCACGTGCCACACCCCCAGCCCCAGTTCCACCCAGGCAATGTTGTGCAGGATGGCAGGTGCCTTGTAGGGGTTTGCTCCGGCGTAGGTGGCAAACCTCAGGAAGAAGGTTTTGAGGTACTTGCTGGTGGGTTCCAGCAACTGTTCCAGCGTCAGGCCTGGACGGGCTTTCAGGCCATGCTTGAGGGCATACTGCATCAGGGCCGGAGGGGTGGGAGGCGGGCCGTACAGAAAGGTGTTTCTGGCCCCGTTGTACATGTCTCTGGCCACCATCAACAGATCCCGGTAGGAATCGGCCTCGCTGTAATTGAGTTCCTGGAAGGTGCGTTCCATGTTGCGGTAAGGCTTGAAGATGCGGCCATCTGCAAAATGGTAGGTGCTGGTGGGGTTCATTTCCTTGAAGGTGGGGGGAACGGCGTGCAGGCGGTTGAAAAGCTCACGCATCACCTCGGGCATGGTGATCACGGTGGGTCCGGTGGGGATGCCCTGCCAGCCTTCGGCTTTGCCTCCCACCTGGGTTTTTTGCTCCAGAACTGTGACTTGATGTCCTTCGAGGAGGAGCCGGGCTGCTGCTGCAAGCCCCGAAAATCCTGCTCCGATCACCACGCATTTCATGTTGTTGCTCCTCAGAAGGGGGGCCTTCTGCCATCGATTGAAACACCCAGCTTTGCTGGATAAAAAGCACTGTTGCGGTTTGATGCAAGCTCTCAGGCACAGGGTACCTGAGTGGGGACTGAGTTTGGTCCGGGTTCGACCTTCATCAATTTAGCAAACTTTAACCTGAGTAGTTTCTGCCCTTCCAGTTGTATTTTTTCTGTAAAGAACGCCAGTAAATCGGCAGGGCCAGCAGGGGGCTGAACGGCACCGTAGCCACCTCCAGCAAATCTGCTCTGGACCTGCGCCCCGAGGTGGCGTTGACCACCCCACGCTCCAGCAAACCCAGCAGCAAC
Encoded proteins:
- the tkt gene encoding transketolase; its protein translation is MSLETLSINTIRTLAMDAVQKANSGHPGAPMGMAPMAYTLWTQFLRHNPKNPKWLGRDRFILSAGHASMLIYSLLNLTGYDLSLDDIKNFRQLHSKTPGHPEYGYTAGVEMSTGPLGQGFATGVGFALAEAHLAAVYNKPGFELFSNYTYGIVSDGDLMEGISHEAAGLAGNLGLGKMIYLYDDNGISIEGHTDIAFTDDSVKRFEAYGWHVQKVADGNDTAAIAEAIKAAQAVTDKPSIIAVRTVIGYGSPNKADSHDAHGSPLGADEIKLTKANLGWEFEEAFYVPEEVKTHMDATEAGAKLESDWNDLFARYSEQYPQEAAELKLILEGKLPDNIEELLPTFDKPVATRAASGQALNAIAKVFPGLIGGSADLAPSNNTELKGVNWIKKGDYAGRNIHFGVREHGMSAALNGITLYGLRAYGGTFLIFSDYLKPGLRLAALMGIGSIFVLTHDSIGLGEDGPTHQPIEQLAALRATPNVLVFRPADANETAASWLIALENKTRPSALALTRQNLPVLPRNIEGVRKGAYPVKDVENPDIILIASGSEVALALQSATALEAEGIKAKVVSVPSMELFREQDASYKNSVLNPGVKRVAIEAASPLGWHEFVGLDGAIIAMPGFGASGPADLLFKEFGFTTENVVKTVKGLLPVKA
- a CDS encoding Dps family protein — translated: MPARKFKSYPAPEALSTPTDLKPEEVQAVTEAVNPLIADALALYIKTKNFHWHLSGSHFRDYHLLFDEQAEQILDSVDILAERIRKIGGTTLRSISHIAALQTLEDDNDDFVSPPEMIRRLLADNQQMARAKRKAIDVCDENRDSPTGNILQELLDLTERRIWFLFEIAQGEGNAR
- a CDS encoding molybdopterin molybdotransferase MoeA, translating into MQRLHRQQIDLEEAIHLLKDTLPLPGTEILPLTQAAGRVLSHALAATVDHPSVDDSAMDGIACRLQDSQNTPVILKLVGESRAGEGFSGIVSPGECVRIYTGAPVPEGADAICKVEDLQIEGDQVTLLHPARSQDIRHRGSDFQTGQLGLQKGDVLSAARLALAASMGHREVQVYRKLRVGILSTGDEVIEVGEPLSPGQVYDSNKYGLYAQLLELGLEPVLLPHATDHIEKVKENLKNADLDVLLTSGGVSMGNYDIVRDLLFSEGEVKFWKVNLRPGGPALCGLWQSLPVLGLPGNPVSALVVFEVLFKPAVFALLERTDPPHRRVKARAGKAFKAVPRKTAYWRARLSFEGAELVVQDLNAPLSNMLRGLAWANALVVVQPGAGIEAGDLAEVIWL
- a CDS encoding phytoene desaturase family protein; its protein translation is MKCVVIGAGFSGLAAAARLLLEGHQVTVLEQKTQVGGKAEGWQGIPTGPTVITMPEVMRELFNRLHAVPPTFKEMNPTSTYHFADGRIFKPYRNMERTFQELNYSEADSYRDLLMVARDMYNGARNTFLYGPPPTPPALMQYALKHGLKARPGLTLEQLLEPTSKYLKTFFLRFATYAGANPYKAPAILHNIAWVELGLGVWHVQGGFAAVAQSLEKTLKQRGVEFVYGTKVLGLETTGSRITRVQTDKGDFQPDWVVSSMDRNFTLKSLGKDIPQEELTISGFTLQAHLFEDRGLGHQILFPQNYRQEWADIEAERLPRDPTIYVHTDGKKAFIMVNSPPLETPNKEAYAEQILKILQQRYPLSIREYNVMAPQDYARTAYSGALYGRAPHGLKGALRYGWTIEGIKNLRQVGGTVHPGGGVPLSILSGYSGALPEFRSLVKKTRDEG